The Brassica napus cultivar Da-Ae chromosome C1, Da-Ae, whole genome shotgun sequence DNA segment gttcggttcttcggatctGGGTTTTTTGCCCAGTcctaatatatacaaaacaataatatcaagAAATAAGTTCAAATAAGCCAAATcctttatttttataatcaaagattttttttgttttaataaagtgggtgtgttatttatatattctttttaaaaagtcCTCGAAATTAACGAGTCAAGTGTACCTGGCAAGTACTCCCCTTCCCGTACCTACTTTACTTTAAGCCAAATTCCCAAAACTACCCTCGCCTCTATTTAAAACCGGAAACCTTCTCTCACTTTCGACAAAAGCTTCTCATTCATTCATTCTCAACAAGTCTCATCACTCTACAAAACActtcccctctctctctctatctctcaaACCAAAGCTCCAAGATGAAGTATCTGATCCGCCGTCTCTCCCGCGTCGCCGACTCCGCTCATTACAACCTCCTCCGGTCCGATTCACAACGACCGAGCCGCCGTCCCGAATCTTTCCTCCGGTCTTCGATGGCTCGCCGCTCAAAGAAGCATACATCATGTGTTCCCCAAGGTTACGTACCGGTCTACGTAGGAGAGGAGATGGAGAGGTTCGTCGTGAGCGCGGAGCTACTTAACCACCCGGTTTTCATCGGTTTGTTAAACCGGTCTGCTCAGGAGTATGGTTACGAGCAAAAAGGAGTTCTACAAATCCCATGCCACGTTCTTGTCTTC contains these protein-coding regions:
- the LOC106374283 gene encoding auxin-responsive protein SAUR72-like — translated: MKYLIRRLSRVADSAHYNLLRSDSQRPSRRPESFLRSSMARRSKKHTSCVPQGYVPVYVGEEMERFVVSAELLNHPVFIGLLNRSAQEYGYEQKGVLQIPCHVLVFERVIESLRLGSTVPSDLQDLIGDETIF